TGAAGCCGTGTGgtgagctctgagccaacaggttTGTTCCACTGAtgttttacttgcatttttgtgtttacttcTGCAAGAGCCCATTCCACTCTCCACTCCGTCTtgcatttagcttttttttaggATTAAGGATTTAAATGTTATGCAGTTATCATTGTAACCAAATATCAGAGATAACAGACACGGATCAAATGCGTGCAGTGACACTGCATTCTGTGGGCAGGCAATGTAAGTCGATTACAGTTGCCAAGTTTGGCTGTGAAATTCCCCTTAATGGAAATATAGTGTCGATTTCCTTTACAAAATGTTAACAGATCAATGTAGTTTACCTTTTATGAGTGcattaagaaaaaagagagCGCTTTAGCTCTTTTACCCTGTATGGTAAACAAATCAGTCCACTTCAGAGAACAATTGTCATTCAATTTAATAAAATCAGGCTTATGTGTCATATTGATTAGTGTGTATTTGAGTTAAGTCATGACAATGGTAGTGGTACTTTGgtatttttaatttctattcaaatgtgtatttttaaaggaCATTAGTGATCATCAGTTTTCCGTGGCAGACATGATGACCTgacatagcaggaaaagcagtTTAATTTTCTGTAAGTGCTCCCAGTAAGCCAGCATACACCGTACTCAGGCCCTGGCACTGGTAAACctaaatggaatgcagccaGCATTGATGTTATTAGACACACCTGTttgcacatgcatacactcCATGTCCATGTTGAAAGAATATATTGTTCAGCCCTGCACTGCAACATCCATGGAACTTCATTCTgagttttttaattaaattaaaaatgacccTACTGTGTTTTGCAGTTGTGTGATAATGATAAATTCTCTCAACGAGCTAAAAATCAAAGGAAGGATTGTCTAAAAGCATGAAGTGGGATAAACTCTGCTATTTTTAACAATGTGATGGAGGCTGTCTTGAACTACTGCAAACACAAGTCTTAAACCAGAAAATCTCCACACAGTGCCGACTAGAATCTAGGCTGCCCAGTTTCCACAGCTGAAGGGTTCCTTAATGCAATTACATCAAGACAAGgccattttattgtatttttacaacCAATGTgatcaataaaataaaggttttataaacaaaatactGTGGTTTATTTGGTGGTCACAACTTGGAATACTTTACACATTGAACCAGCAGGTGGCACTGTCTTGACATGTGTTAGTATGGGTTAATACAGTAAGAAAGGAAACACTAAACCTGTTATCTATTCATAACAGTGTAATTTAAAACCGATGCATTTCCATTCTAAAATGTCAGTATAGTCTCTTCTGCACTTTCATGGATGCATTTTAcctataaaaacaataacaaacattGTGGAGCACCCCTGTATGTACAAGGATTTACgaacctgtaattgtttttcacattgATTTTAAGATAATGTTTCTCCTGCTTACGGTGACCACATAGGTCATTGAATTCCCCAAAACAGATGATTTTTAGAGAGTTTTCCTGCTCAAACATTGGAAATTTAAATTATTGTGTGAGCgttttgtcaaacatttgtACAGTACTAGGAGCTTCTTCTTGTACAGTTGTTGTTACTCACTACTGTTTGTATCCATAAAAGAGCTTCACTTTCTGTGCGTTTAAGAATTTTCTGAGTTAAATACAGACTTTCAAAAATGCTACTCTAGGAAGGGACAGATCATGACataaaatcaaaatataatATTCTGTATATAGATACTGTAATGCTTACAAACTGTGTCAAGAGTCGTGTTATATATAGCTGCTGAAAACACTGTCCCTGGTTTGTGAgattgtgtgtgcgcgcgtgtgtgtgtgaaaaagagtCTGCATGTAGGGAGAgtcctcctcctcacacacattcaaaacattccACACTGGAATAGGTCAGAGGTCAATAGTCAGAATAAGGCGGGACCctgtttaacacacacagactcacacacaaaaatacagtcaacaaaaacaacacacacagagcctgcAACAAAATAAGCCTATGGCAGTTATGTCATTGTCATGAGCTGtcatgaggaggaggatgaaaaTTGGGTCTAacttgtgtgtgcgtttgcgtgcgtgcatatgcacatgcgtgtgtgtgtgtgtggggggggggcttgactCATCGTAGAGGTGTCCTAATCCCAGGTGGTTTGGGGTTGCCTttaagagaggaaaaagaggaagaaaaactcAATAGATGATATTGAAGTGATGAGTAAACAAGTTGAGAAATGAGCAGTGTACCTCTGTTCTCTTTGCTGGGGTAGATCCGAGGGAAAGGTTTGAAGTCATCAGGAGGAGGGAAGTCCTCTACGGGGTGGAACTGGAACTTGGATTCAAAATCATCTGCTGGtagtatacatacagtaaaggTGCAATTAAAGGCTGCCATTTTGTCCTCATTTTcaagcatactatactatactataaatatactaatatatatttCCAAAATAAACATATGTCCTTTTCTCAAAATCAAACCTTGTTGTGAGTCTCCTTTTGTCTACAGTTCTTTTACTCTGAGAGTTTTGCTGTTTCATTACAGTTACAGTCTATCATACCCACATTAGAACAAGATAGAAATACACATAACAATCAAAgcagacataaaaacaaaatacaagtatgttCCACAAGCGATAATTAGCCTGCCGTTTCTTTAAACACAGCAGTCCGTATTGTCCACGTGCAGGGATGCATCTCATCATCAATAGGAAACGCTCACTGTTTTTGGAAAATAGATAAAAGTTCTGATTTACTTTTAAGGATGATGTAGGAAATAACTAAAGAGATAAGaaccatttaaaaataattgaataaataaaatgtaatcaatttAATTTCTCTCATTTGAAGTCACTCTGGATTTAAAAATCCCCTGAAGGCCTTAAACATATTCTNNNNNNNNNNNNNNNNNNNNNNNNNNNNNNNNNNNNNNNNNNNNNNNNNNNNNNNNNNNNNNNNNNNNNNNNNNNNNNNNNNNNNNNNNNNNNNNNNNNNAGGGGGATCGGGCCGGGGGGGCTGGAGGAGGAGCCAGCCGAGGCACACCTGTTGCAATGGGTGGCAAGAGCAGAGGAGTCATAGGGGAGTCACACATCAGCAATAAAATCTGCAACATGTAAAATCCATCCAAGTCCAATATGATCTATTGTGTTAACTGCAGCAAGTCCATATTCACACTTGTTTTCCtctctgagaaaaaaacatgaatttgtaAGGTTGTTTAGAAAATAAAGAGTTACACAACACATGTACCTAACCATAACTCAGCACAACTGACAGTTGCTTCAAATACTTCAAATGTCTTTCTCCGCATAAACATGTTGTTGAATCATGTCACgtgttgtaaaatgtacatATCTATTTAATAATCTGTGACCCGTGAAAACGCATCGATGTCTACACACAACAATTCCACCAAAAACTTtagtttttcatcttttcagtATTATTTGATCCATTTCTACTGACATAAAACTAAAGCAAAGCAATGATTAGATGAAagtcaagaaaataaatgtgtttcatttatgTGTAAGAAAACCAATTCTTCCCTCCTGTCCTGAATATAATCTCGGAACACCTTAGATTTAACTTGTGACACCCTTGTGGGGTTCCCTTAACACCTCAGATTTAGAACTACTGTTTAGTGCTCTtatgtaaattgtaaataagatggaaaaaaatactGCCTTAAAATGGACAATCTTTCTCTTATACATCTAATATTGTCCCTCTTTACGTCAGCGTCATCTGTTTCTTACTATACTTTGGCTCCATCATACTAGCATTGCTTTTaaggtttttttaatgttttggggctcttttttgacatttttctaaagTTTTTAGGTCttctgtcagtgtttttgactgttttttcattgtttttgttgcttttcctgaagttctttttttttttacattttcagcacttatttaagttgatttttttcaacgctttttcaatgctttttggcTCTATTTATAATACAAAacttgacccaaggacaacatgtgggTTGACATGAGTGAACATCATCTCATATAACCACAGCCTTGGAAAGTGTACTCCAAACAAATATGGTAGGAGGTTCTTTTTTATCTACTTTGCAACAGCTCAACAGAAAAGACAATGGTGAGCTAACAATGACAACGTTCTTCTTCTTGTCATCCACCTACCTGCACTTCTGGGCACAGCAGGTGGCCGTCGGGTGGGGGCGTTGCAGGGGTACGAGGGAGGCAGAGAGCGCATAGCTGGGGAGGGCACTGCGGCTACCTTGGGTGGTGGAGGGGGGAGGGTGGACGGGNNNNNNNNNNNNNNNNNNNNNNNNNNNNNNNNNNNNNNNNNNNNNNNNNNNNNNNNNNNNNNNNNNNNNNNNNNNNNNNNNNNNNNNNNNNNNNNNNNNNGGGAAGAGGCGGAGGAGGCCTGTTGGCCGGCCGGTCCTGGAAGGCTTGAGGTGGGAATGGCGGGGGAGGACCAGAGGGTGGGGtgggaggaggcggaggaggagaagatgCAGGGAAAAAAGGCAGGTGCTTGCTGCTGTGTGAAGGGGAGGAAGGAGCAGAGGACGACGCAGGGGGTGGACGGCGGACGGAGCCTCGGAGCTCCCCCGTCCCGGGAGGCTCAGACACGCTGCTGGGGTCTGCTGGCGTGGGGGGGTTCCACAGAGGCTTCAGGGAGGCTGAGGAGCTCGATCGGGACACTTtaacaaacacgcacacacaagagGAGTCATTTGAATGGTTActatttataataatacatagaTTTAGTCAAAGCAAGACATTTGGCACTAACCTGAAGTCTTGCCTGCTAAGTCTCTTTGTCCTGTAGGCCTGAGAGTGGGGAACCCTCCAGCAAAGAGCCCACCCAAAGAGGGTATTACGGGTGCCATCCCTCCTGATGAGCCCTGAGAAGCACCAACACTGCTGGATACATCTCCAGCGCTAGCCGTGGGCTCTGGGTAACAAGACATGTACACATGCATTACAAATGATTAATACCAATGACATCAGTGCCCATTTGGTGTTTTCAATCATTATATATTTAGCATATGTTcattaacaaatacatacattcattcaCACATAAGGCTATGTTTAATTTTTGTGGAAATTTTCTGATAAGACAACATAAAGATGCAATAGTTCAGGCTGGGACATAAGTAAACAGTAACTTTTTGCACCTCCCATCTCCTGAGGGCTAAGTACATATATTTCACAAAACAGTCTCTTTCAACGCTCCTGGCTCCATACATGTAACAAACAAAGGTTCTGTTAGGTACCATTTGGTGGCCAATGGCCACATATAGTTGAGCTAATGTTTTGACTAAATGAATGAGCATATTGTTAAAATAGTATATAAGATAAACTGAACTAAAATGTTGTTCATTTCAAAAGgaggttgtgtttttgtccttgaCAATGAGATAGCTTTCTGGTTGAGGTGGAAAACTCTATTTATCAGAATGGCAAacatatataaagtacatgtttCTGTCTGACCTTTTTACTAATTTAAGGTTACATGTATTGTCCTTTGCAGCTAAACATTTAGAGAAATGTATCTTGCAACCATGCAGACAAAACATACAGTCAAATGCACACAGACTTGAAAATACTGTACTAAAAACATGATAACATACGTAGACATTTGTATAAATCCTATGGTATACTGTGGATGAAATGTAGGTCTTGTCTGTTGTGTTTGCCACTGTGTAAAC
The genomic region above belongs to Etheostoma cragini isolate CJK2018 chromosome 14, CSU_Ecrag_1.0, whole genome shotgun sequence and contains:
- the wipf3 gene encoding WAS/WASL-interacting protein family member 3 gives rise to the protein MPVPPPPPPPPLGPPPPPPPPNAALPKCPSEPPKLKSGGGGGGRNALLADIQKGARLKKVTQVSDRSAPAVDKPTASAGDVSSSVGASQGSSGGMAPVIPSLGGLFAGGFPTLRPTGQRDLAGKTSVSRSSSSASLKPLWNPPTPADPSSVSEPPGTGELRGSVRRPPPASSSAPSSPSHSSKHLPFFPASSPPPPPPTPPSGPPPPFPPQAFQDRPANRPPPPLPSTLPPPPPKVAAVPSPAMRSLPPSYPCNAPTRRPPAVPRSAGVPRLAPPPAPPARYSMLENEDKMAAFNCTFTVCILPADDFESKFQFHPVEDFPPPDDFKPFPRIYPSKENRGNPKPPGIRTPLR